acaactccattaaaaagtgggcaatgaACATAAACAgatacatttcaaaagaagacatacacatggtcaataaacatacaaaaaaaatactcaacaccactaatcattagagaaatgcaaatcaaaaccacaatgagatactgtctcaaaccAGTCTggatgactatttttaaaaagtcaaaaaataacagatgctggtgaggttgcagagaaaaggaacacttatacactgctggtgggaatgtaaattagttcagccattgtggggAGCAGTTTATGCTCTAAAAAAGAActtgaaaacagaactaccattcaattcaGCAACTCCATTAGGGTATATAactaaaggaatagaaatcattctgtaCCATGTTATTACGTGCATGTATTTACATCTAAGAACATTATCTACAATAAAGGTACATTAcgggaatcaacctaaatgcccaccatgATAAATAGAtcagataaagaaatgtggtatatataccagtcactaaaaagaacaagatcatgcccctaggaagcaacatggatggagctggaggccattatcctaagtgaactaatgcaggaacagaagaccaaatactgcatgttctcacttacgcGGAAGCTAaaacactgagcacacatggacaccaAGAAGGGAACAGCAGGCACTGGGGCTGACTcaagggtgaagggtgggaggagggagaggattaaaaaaattacctatcggatactatgcttattacctgggtgatgaaataatctgtacaccaaactcccgCAACacgcaatttacctatataacaaacttgcaagCCTCAAGGGCAAAGAGGTAAACAGGGGTCAAGTTACAGAGAAGCTTCCATTTCATGCCAGAAATGATGTCGAATGTTTGCAAgattttaaaaggagagaaacagagaatgaTTTTGAGCTTTAGCAAAATTATATTGAATGCTGTATCGTGGGATAGActaaaaagagacaaaactaggccaggcatggtggctcacgcctgtaatcccagcactttgggaggccaaagcaggcagatcatttgaggccaggagttcaagaccaacctggcctacatggtgaaactccatctccatgaaaaatacaaaaaattagtcgggtgtggtggcacatgactgtaataccagctacttgagagactgaggcaaagaattgcttgagcctggggagccaaggttgcagtgaaccaagatcagccactgcactccagcctgggccacagagtgagaccttttctctaaataaataaataagaaaagaaaaaagagttgcTAGGACCCTCCTCTAGTTGTCATGGTGAGAAACCATAAGAACCTGACAGGCAGTGGGAGTGGTGAGAGGCAGATGCACATAAAATTGAACGTAGACTAGAGTTGGTGATTTAACAGGTGTAGGagatgacagagaaagaggagacaAGGGTGACTCTCGGCTTTCCAGCTTGGAATACTGATAGGAAGAGGCACTTTTTGTTGGGTAGAGAATATGGAAGAAGGGGCAAGGGACCAGGAGAGGGATCAGATGCAGTACCAAGACACACGCCCTGACCTACTGCACACATGCAAGAAATGGCCAGAGAAAATAACAAGGACTCGGGACAGGAAACAAGGGGCTGGCTGTGGAAAGAGGGGGCTGTGTCAATGAGACATTGTCTGTCTAAGATGCAAGACAGGGGACTCCAGGCTGCTGCTTCTGCCTGCAGGAAAGGCAAGGCCCACACCTGCTGCAATCTGACCACGCAGACCTCATATGAGAAAAGGAGGCCAAAGCTGGGCCAAACAGGATGTCATCATCAGTGAACCCATCCCTGGGGCGCCTGCTGCCAAAGGAGCTAGCGGAGGGTGACATGTGGGGAAGTGGAGCCTCGGGGCCAGAATCTGGAAGGAAAGCAATGCCCCACGCTAGAGAGCATGGGCAGCAGCGCACAGTGGGGAGGCAAGCCGAGCAGTGCAAGGCAAAGACGCCGCAGAGGACAAACTGCTCAGCCAGGATTCCCTGCACTCTGGACTGGGATGCTCTGCTGAACTGAGATGGGGCCTTACAGAGGCTGAAATGAGCCAGAACGCTGGGACACAAATCAAATCCCTCCATGCTGAAGGGTTCACGGTGTTGACTGCTGGCTACTTTCTGTCACCACCACCTGAGGAATCTTCGGTGGTCAGTTTCCCAAAGATCAAGACTGTGACACCatgcctcctttccttctcccctcccctcccctcccctcccctcccttcccctcccttcccttcctttccttctctttaaagTAAATCATAACCCTTTAGATCCAAGTTACTGAAAACTTCTTTCTAtaagtttaatttacatttctctttcaAATTGTATCTTTATTGGGACTCccaattctgtctctctctctttttttttttttttttttttttctgagacggagtctccctctgtcacctaggctggagtgcagtggtgtgatctcggctcactgcaacctcctgggttcaggtgattctcttgcctccatctcccgagtagctgggactacaggcatgtgccaccacgctcagctaattttttgtatttttagtagagacagggtttcaccatgttgaccagcctggtctcaaactcctggcctcaggagatctgcctgcctcggcctcccaaagtgctgggattacaggaatggagccaccatgcctggcttcaattctcattttatttaaggATTCTTCCTTGGCTCTGGAGACCTACCACACTTCTGACTCTCTCTCCTgattctctttgtgtgtgtgtgtttcttttactttaagttcagggatgcatgtgcatgtttgttacgtaggtaaactgGTGTCATGgcggtttggtgtacaaatgatttcatcatccaggtattaagcctagtacccattagttatttttctgatcctctcccctctcccactcACCATGGCCTTTCTTCTCCTACCCTTCCCATTAGTATTTGAACTTCATAGTGAGAGTTCAGGCATAACACATACTGTTAGTCAAAtcagtgatttatttattcatcaaataggTATTATGCTTCactatatgtcaggcattgtGGTTGTCGCTGGAGATACGCTGGTAACTAACACAGACAGTGGAATATAAAACTGACCAATTCCATCTGCATGACCCCAGGTTCATTATTTCAACTGGGAACATCAATTTACCACCCAGGAAATGTCTAAGACACTCCCAACTCAACCCCATCCTGCATCTCCCTTACATTATTCGTTCAAGGTATATAAATTAGGCACATGCTATGCATGCGACCGTATTTCCCTCCAAGCAAAAACACATGGCAAAGGGGTCTATGTCCTGGTTTGGGGATTGATAGAGAAAGtcttacaaatatataaacactgagatagaattatatattcaataaatcaCTTTATTAAAAAGAACACAATAAGAGATAGAGACTAGGTCTGGAGGCTCATGATGTTATAATCATCATGTGCTAGGATTTGGTTTAAATCAACCAACAAGACATGGTCTGACATCGGTTTACGATCTGAGAAGACACTCTAAAAAATCTGCCattataggattgttgtgaggatcaaatataATAAGTTGTGGTACAGAACGTGTAGTGTGTGGTACCTAGAGTCAGactacctggatttgaatccctgCTCTGCTAGTCATCAGCTTTATGGCCTTAGGAAAATTGCTTAACCTCTATTTACTTTGGTTTCTTCACCTGTTCAACTGAGAAAGTATAATGGTAACTAAATCATAGGGCTGTTTTGAAGAGTAACAGTTCAAACATGTAAATTATGGAAATTGGCACATGgtggtcactcaataaatattacttattgTGAACTAAAATTTGTGTAGCTGCTAATCCATTGTTAGCATGAAATAAAAGCTTGTTTCCAAACTCCCACATTGCCTTTATTAAACTGTAAatttcttgagaaaaataaactaaaataaaatcaactggACATGGTCTAGATTTTTGAAGAGCAAATTACATAGATAACTAATTATAACACACTGTGCAGTAATCACAGAGGCAGAGGATGCCCCTAACCAGAACACTGACTGATTCAGcagtttccatttccttttcttgccctCTGCAACTCACAGAAGCCAGCTCTCAGAAACGGAATCACGAGTATGGAGGGGGTTCCCCTAAGAAAGGAGTGAGGGAATGCAATTCGGGGTATCAACCgagagctgggaggcagagggtggggtGAGAAGGAGGCATTGCTGTGATGTAGGTTTCTAATGAAACAAGTGACAGAGATGCCTTTATTTGGAATTGGTAGCAATAGGGGAAGATACATGGATGCCAAAGCTCCGGTGAAACCTACCACGGCCCCTGATCTTGCCTCTGCTTCTCCTCCCTCAGGACTGGCACTAGCCATCATTGGGGTGGGATGGAAACAGAGCTCATGTGTATTAAAAGACCTAACTCTACAGACACTTAGGAAGGACAGAATTCCAAAGGCGTGGTCCCACTTGGCTTCTGTCCTTCATTGTTCTCCAGCATCAAACGTATCAACTCTAATCCCTTTGGGGGGAATTCAAGGCCTGTCCTGGTTTGGTCCCAACTTAGCTTTATTATCCGTATTCGCCCCCACCGCTCTGCAGCTCCACTGAAGCACCCCCTCCTTCCTCTGAGCCCACAATGTCACACCCAGGACTCTGCCTCAGCTGGGCCTCCACTGCCCACCCATCTATAGATGCCTAAATCCCGGGCAGTTATCCAGACATAACTAAAGTTCCATCCCTTCCATGAAGCCTTCCCCAACCCTCTGGTGGAAGGTCACTTCTTCCCCTCGTGGGGTTctgagctttcatttctttttctactaGGAGTCTTAGCACTTTCTGCTAAGTGCTACAATTACCTGTTCACATACTCTACCTGCCCCCACGAGACCAGGGGCATCTCAGAAACAAAGATCATTAAAACCAACTAAATctatttctcattataaaatgaggtatgctGATTGattgtgaaagaataaaataataaagtatggaaaattttaaaaagcatataatatGGCTGAGAAGGTAGAGACCCTTCCACACCACTGAAATTATGTAttgaaaagaataaggaaaaaccTGCTTCAGTTTGGCATGATTTATGTAAGTACAGTATAGGATCCTTAAAATGATTCAAAGAAATGGCAAATCAAGACTTCATTTTGGCAAAGGCCATTGAACAGAAACTTCAGCGTATTTGTCAATAATTTCTTTCAGATTAAACAACTGACCACAATCCACTTTCAGCCAGTAAtgctggaaatgttttaaaacaaaattagttcATAAATTTGTGGGTTGACCAAGAAGGTAATAAAGTCTCActaaataaagtgagaaaaattcagaaaaagaaaaaaataagaaaataaatcacccGTGGACCTAAGCACTATTCATTCTTTAAGGCATGTATTtccaaacttttttatttttcatatatatatatatatttatttatacagttCTTCAAATTTTATAGAATTTGTATAATGTTGTATCTTGCTTTTCCTACCCACTGATATTATAAGCATATTTATGCCACTTCATTCATTTTAGGGACTTAATAATAAATGACCTAGTGGATAATTTATCATCCCCTGATGGAGAGAAATGAGCTTTGCTGAATTTAGAGTTATAAATGATGCTGGGTTGGGTGTCTTTATGTTTGAAGATGTCTccatatttgggttgtttccacagaACTCTTTCCTAaaagtgtgtgtggttttttttttttttgagacggagtctcgctctgtcacccaggctggagtgcagtggcgcaatctcggctcactgcaagctccgcctcccgggttcacaccattctcctgcctcagcctaccaagtagctgggactacaggcacccgccaccacgcccggctaattttttttttgtatttttagtagagatggggtttcaccatgttagccaagatggtcttgatctcctgacctcatgatccacccacctcagcctcccaaagtgctgggattacaggcgtgagccactgcgcccagcctcctataaatgtttttttctacgTTAATGGCTACAAATATTTCTAGGCACCTGACATACTGACACCCACCTCTGAAGTATTTTTATGATCCACAACTAGCGTTTAACACAGCTCCCTAGTCACTCCGTGACTAATAAATAGACAAATGACTGAAACGTGACCTCATGCTTTCTATTCCTCAGCTTTCATTCAGTTCCTTGCCTCTGGGAGGAGGCGGGTGGTGCAGCCCTCCACAGCATCAGCCCATCAACCCTACCCTTGTGGTTATAGCAGCTGAGGAAGCAGAATTGCAGCTCTGTGGGAAGGAATGGGACTGGAGAGTTCATGCATAGaccagttcttttttttgaggcagagtttcacttttgttgcccaatctggagtccagtggtatgatctcagctcgccacaacctctgcctcccaggttcaagcaattctcctgcctcagcctcctgagtaactgggattacaggcatgtgccaccacgccccactacttttgtaattttaggagAGACATGATTTCTCCACATAgtcaggtgggtctcaaactcctgacctcaagtgatctgccgcctcagcctcccaaaatgctgggattacaggcatgagccaccatgcctggcctcatagACCAGTTCTTATGAGAAGGGATCGGCTAAGAATAGCCTTGGGTTGACACACACCCCTTTTCACACTCACAGGAGAAACCATTTCCCCATGAAGCTAGAACCAGTCATGAGTTGAGAGCTGAGAGTTAGAGAATTGCTCAGAGATGCTATTCTTGGATATCCTGAGCCCCTGTGGTCACCAGGGACCCTGGGTTGTGCAACACACAGCATGACAGCATCACTATGCTTAAAAATTTCCCTCCTCACCCCCAGATTCCATTTCCCCATCCGCCAGGGCTGCCTataaagagaaggagagatgGCTTCAGACTTCAGGAGGACACAGGCAGCAGAAAGTGGTCAGTCCCTTCTTGGCTGTGCCGACACTCGAGCCCACATTCCATCACCTGCTCAGAATCATGCAGGTCTCCACTGCTGCCCTTGCTGTCCTCCTCTGCACCGTGGCTCTCTGCAAGCCGGTCTTCTCTGCACCACGTGAGTCCGAGTTTCATTGTGGGTTTCACCAGTCTCTGGCCACGGTTAGACCACATCAGTCTTTTCTTGTGGCCTGAGAGCCcccaagagaaaagaaggaacttCTTAAAGGGCTGCCAAACACCTTGGTCTTTTTCTTCacgacttttatttttatctctagaaGGGGTCTTAGCCCTCCTAGTCTCCAGGTATGAGAATctaggcaggggcaggggagtTACAGTCCCTTGTACAGATAGAAAAACAGGGTTGGAAACAAGTCAGTTTACAAGAGGCAGAATCCAGGGCTGGTTACTTCCCAGTGGGGCCTGTTGTTCACTCTCCAGCTCACCCTAGGTCTCCCAGGAGCCCTGTCCCTTGGATGTCTTATGAGAGATGTCCAAGGCTTCTCTTGGGCTGGGGTCTGACTTCTTGAACCAGACAAAATTCCCTGAAGAGAGCTGAGATAAGAGAACAGTCCGTTCAGGTATCTGGAtcacacagagaaacagagaaccCACTATGAAGAGTCAAGGGGAAACAAGAAAATagacagaaacaaagacagagaCATTTCTCTGCAAAAACGCCCAAATGCCTTCCAGTCACTTGGTCTGGGCAAGCCTGCCTTCCTCAGCCGCTCGGGGATCAGAAGCTGCCTGGCCTTTTCTTCTGAGATGTGCCTCAAgctcattctcttcctttctctgcagTTGGTGCTGACACGCCCACCTCCTGCTGCTTCAGCTACATCTCCCGGCAGATTCCACAGAATTTCATAGCTGACTACTTTGAGACCAGCAGCCAGTGCTCCAAGCCCGGTGTCATGTAAGTGCCAGTCTTCCTGCTCGCCTCTAGGGAGGTAGGGAGGGTCGGGTGGGGGCAGAGACAGGCCAGAAGGCCATCCTGGAAAGGCCCAGCCTTCCAGAGCCTATCGGGGGTACAGGACGCAGGGCTCCGAGGTGTGACCTGACTTGGGGCTGGAGTGGGGCAGGTGTTACAGAGTCAGGAAGGGCTGCCCCAGCCCGGAGGAAAGGGACAGGAAGAAGGAGGCAGCAGGACCCTCTGAGAGCCCCCCGCCCGGAGTCCCTGAGAGAAGCGCTCTAGATGGAGACAGGCAGGGGGTCGCTGAGAGAGGAGCAGGCCCTGAGCTGCGCAGGACAGAGAGCGGGATGGAGCGGCCACGGTGGGCCCAGGATTCCCCTGCTGGATTCCCCAGTGCTTaaccttcctcccttctccacaGCTTCCTAACCAAGAGAGGCCGGCAGGTCTGTGCTGACCCCAGTGAGGACTGGGTCCAGAAATACGTCAGCGACCTGGAGCTGAGTGCCTGAGGGGTCCGGAAGCTTCGAGGCCCTGTGACCTCGGTGGACCCAGTGGGGAGCGGGAGCCTGAGCCTTGGGAACATCCCTGTGACCTCCACAGCTACCTCTTCTATGGACTGGTTGTTGCCCAACAGCCACTGTGGGActctttttaacttaaatttttatttatttatactatttagTTTGTGTAATTTATTTTCGACTTCACAGTGTGTTTGTGATTGTTTGCTCTGAGAGTTCCCCTgtgccctcccccttccctcacACTGTGTTTGGTGACAAGTGAGTGGCTGTCACTGGCCTGCTGTAGGCAGTCATGGTACCAAAGCCACCAGACTGACCAATGTGTATCGGATGCTTTTGGTCAGGGCTGTGATCGGCCtggggaaataataaagatgctCTTTTAAAAGGTAAACCAGTAttgagtttggttttgtttttctgacataTTAAAATCACTGGTTAAGAGGAATCTTAGGCAAAGATTAGGAAGAGGTGAAATGGAGGGAAATTGGGAGAGATGGGGAGGGCTACCACAGAGTTATCCACTTTACAACGGAGGCACAGTTCTGGAACATTGAAACTACGAATATGTTATAACTCAAATAGTAATATGCATGCTCTAGGAGAATTCGCTACTTGAATGGACACCGTTAAGTTGAGTATTCTGTAGCGCATATTCATGATGAATCAAGCTTTAATAGCAATTACTTACACTGTGGAGGCTTACTCCTACTGAGTGCTTTTTATGCATTGTTCATTTAATCTTACCAATGCAATAGTACAGCTTAGGTACTATTAATACCTCCATTTGACAGAAAAGTAACCCAGGGCTCAGAAAGGTTAGGTAACTTGGCTGAGGTTACACAGCATGTAAAAGGTCAACTCCTTTCCAAAACTGGACTTTTATTGAACTACAGACTATGCTATTAACCACTGgcaaatttattttcccaaacatGATCCCCCTATACTCAAATCTTACCCTATTCTTTAACAGATTGTATTTCATCCATTGCAAGCACTTCCTGTCAGGATTCTGAGTTATAGAGTGTTTGAGCAGTGATTGCTTAAGCCACTTACATCAACATGTTCAGGTGTAGACCTGggaattgatatttttatcaaGCTTATGAGATGTTCCATAGCCTGTTAATGACTGAGAGCCACTGTCAATAGAATTCAccactgttggccgggcgcggtggctcaagcctgtaatcccagcactttgggaggccgagacgggcggatcacgaggtcaggagatcgagaccatcctggctaacacagtgaaaccctgtctctactaaaaaatacaaaaaaatagccgggcaaggtggcgggcgcatgtagtcccagctactcaggaggctgaggcaggagaatggcgcaaacccgggaggcggagcttgcagtgagctgagatccggccactgcactccagcctgggcgacagagccagattctgtctcaaaaaaaaaaaaaaaaaaaaaaaagattcaccaCTGTTTCTAATGTAGGCATCTGCATATATAACaggtatattatatattatttctctAGAATCTacactctacaaaataaatagctaatgttagagaaggaaaagacaacCAGCTTCTGTGTGGAGCAGGATGCTGTCTGTAGGTTTACTGTGAAAGGTAAGTCACTTAATAGATGGATTGCCTGCATTATATGTACAAGAAGTGCACACTAAGCTGTGGtccttttaaatattataaaattcaaaatatttcagtggTTCAACGCAGGTTAATTTTATGAGCTATGcttatttccaatttttgtttaaaataatctaatttttgtGTCCAAAC
This DNA window, taken from Papio anubis isolate 15944 unplaced genomic scaffold, Panubis1.0 scaffold423, whole genome shotgun sequence, encodes the following:
- the CCL3L3 gene encoding macrophage inflammatory protein 1 (The RefSeq protein has 2 substitutions and aligns at 99% coverage compared to this genomic sequence): MALCKPVFSAPLGADTPTSCCFSYISRQIPQNFIADYFETSSQCSKPGVIFLTKRGRQVCADPSMEWVQKYVSDLELSA